A region from the Amycolatopsis camponoti genome encodes:
- a CDS encoding ABC transporter permease — MLRFLVRRLLQAIPTLFILSILVFAWLRSLPGGPAAALLGDKATPEKIANLNHVLGLDQPIFVQYFGFLGRALTGDFGNSLVSTQPVMGEIVTFLPATIELGLSAMIIAVVIGIPAGYLSARYRGGPVDNVVIVLSLIGVAVPVFFLGYMMQDILAAPLGLPSQGRQAAGLDATAITNFAILDGIMTSEWDAVWDAIKHLILPAFALATIPLAVITRITRASVLDVLNEDFIRTANSKGLTQQVVRTRHVLRNGLLPVVTTIGLQTGALLGGAVLTERVFNFRGLGFLLAEGIERRDYPRLQALLLFGAVVYVLVNMLVDISYGIIDPRVRVR, encoded by the coding sequence GTGCTCCGTTTTCTCGTGCGTCGGCTGCTACAAGCGATCCCGACGCTCTTCATCCTGTCCATCTTGGTCTTCGCTTGGCTCCGGTCCCTGCCCGGCGGTCCCGCCGCCGCTCTGCTGGGGGACAAGGCGACGCCGGAGAAGATCGCCAACCTCAACCACGTGCTCGGCCTCGACCAGCCGATCTTCGTGCAGTACTTCGGATTCCTCGGCCGGGCGCTGACCGGCGACTTCGGCAACTCCCTGGTGTCGACCCAGCCCGTGATGGGCGAGATCGTCACCTTCCTGCCGGCGACCATCGAGCTCGGTCTCTCCGCGATGATCATCGCGGTCGTCATCGGCATCCCGGCCGGCTACCTGTCCGCGCGGTACCGCGGTGGGCCGGTCGACAACGTGGTCATCGTGCTCAGCCTGATCGGCGTCGCGGTGCCGGTCTTCTTCCTGGGCTACATGATGCAGGACATCCTGGCCGCGCCGCTGGGCCTGCCGTCCCAGGGCAGGCAGGCCGCAGGCCTCGACGCCACGGCGATCACGAACTTCGCCATCCTCGACGGCATCATGACGAGCGAGTGGGACGCCGTCTGGGACGCGATCAAGCACCTGATCCTGCCCGCGTTCGCGCTCGCCACCATCCCGCTCGCGGTGATCACCCGGATCACCCGCGCGTCGGTGCTGGACGTCCTCAACGAGGACTTCATCCGCACGGCCAACTCCAAGGGCCTGACCCAGCAGGTGGTGCGCACCCGGCACGTCCTGCGCAACGGCCTGCTGCCGGTGGTCACGACCATCGGCCTGCAGACCGGCGCGCTGCTCGGCGGCGCCGTGCTGACCGAGCGGGTGTTCAACTTCCGCGGCCTCGGCTTCCTGCTGGCCGAAGGGATCGAACGGCGTGACTACCCCCGGCTGCAGGCGCTCCTGCTGTTCGGGGCCGTGGTCTACGTCCTGGTGAACATGCTGGTCGACATCTCGTACGGGATCATCGACCCGAGGGTGCGTGTGCGATGA
- a CDS encoding ABC transporter substrate-binding protein: MQQLRLTRTRRVALIGLAGALAVSLSACAESKRDEGAGGGTGGTMIFGAAGNPKMFDPAFNDEGETFRITRQIYDTLIQNKPGTADLEPSLAEKWEQSNEGKTWTFTLKSGVKFSDGTPMDATAVCYNFDRWYNMKGAAAQSQMIYYGDVFEGFAKNEGDASGDPVYKSCEAKDPTTAVLNLNKAKGAFPSAFTLPSFSIESPAALKAHNADQVTQSGDSFTYSEYANKFPTGTGPFKFESWDQAKGEITLVRNDTSPSPAKLDKLIFKVIPDENARKQALKAGDINGYDYPSPADYGLLRNDGEQVLIRPSFNVLYLGINQANNPKLKDVRVRQALAYGINREQFVKSKLAEGSEVATEFVPKVISGYTDDVTKYPYDQNKAKDLLKQAGAENLTLKFYYPTEVSRPYMPNPADTFTAISEDLKKIGVTIEAHAEPWNGGYKDDVQKAGKQDLHLLGWTGDYNDAGNFVGTFFGREKKEFGFNNPELFAALSAADASPAGDAHAKAYQEVNKKIMDFLPAVPIAYPTPAIVVGPKVKGLVASPLTDERFNTVTVS, from the coding sequence ATGCAGCAATTGCGGCTGACCCGAACACGCCGCGTGGCCCTGATCGGGCTCGCCGGCGCGCTCGCGGTTTCGCTGTCCGCCTGTGCGGAATCCAAGCGTGACGAGGGCGCCGGGGGTGGTACCGGAGGCACGATGATCTTCGGTGCGGCCGGTAACCCGAAGATGTTCGACCCCGCGTTCAACGACGAGGGCGAGACCTTCCGGATCACGCGGCAGATCTACGACACGCTGATCCAGAACAAGCCGGGCACCGCCGACCTCGAGCCGTCTCTCGCCGAGAAGTGGGAGCAGAGCAACGAGGGCAAGACCTGGACGTTCACCCTGAAGTCCGGCGTGAAGTTCTCCGACGGCACCCCGATGGACGCCACGGCGGTCTGCTACAACTTCGACCGCTGGTACAACATGAAGGGCGCCGCCGCCCAGAGCCAGATGATCTACTACGGCGACGTCTTCGAGGGCTTCGCCAAGAACGAAGGCGACGCGAGCGGCGACCCGGTCTACAAGAGCTGCGAGGCGAAGGACCCGACGACCGCGGTCCTCAACCTGAACAAGGCCAAGGGCGCGTTCCCGTCGGCGTTCACGCTGCCGTCGTTCTCCATCGAGAGCCCGGCCGCGCTCAAGGCGCACAACGCGGACCAGGTCACCCAGAGCGGCGACTCGTTCACCTACAGCGAGTACGCGAACAAGTTCCCGACCGGCACCGGTCCGTTCAAGTTCGAGAGCTGGGACCAGGCCAAGGGTGAGATCACCCTGGTGCGCAACGACACCAGCCCGTCGCCCGCGAAGCTCGACAAGCTGATCTTCAAGGTGATCCCGGACGAGAACGCCCGCAAGCAGGCGCTCAAGGCCGGCGACATCAACGGCTACGACTACCCGAGCCCGGCGGACTACGGCCTGCTGCGCAACGACGGCGAGCAGGTGCTCATCCGCCCGTCGTTCAACGTGCTGTACCTGGGCATCAACCAGGCCAACAACCCGAAGCTCAAGGACGTGCGCGTCCGGCAGGCGCTGGCGTACGGCATCAACCGCGAGCAGTTCGTGAAGTCGAAGCTGGCCGAGGGGTCCGAGGTCGCGACCGAGTTCGTCCCGAAGGTCATCTCGGGCTACACCGACGACGTCACGAAGTACCCGTACGACCAGAACAAGGCGAAGGACCTCCTGAAGCAGGCCGGTGCCGAGAACCTCACGCTGAAGTTCTACTACCCGACCGAGGTCAGCCGTCCGTACATGCCGAACCCGGCGGACACCTTCACCGCGATCTCCGAGGACCTCAAGAAGATCGGCGTCACGATCGAGGCCCACGCCGAGCCGTGGAACGGTGGCTACAAGGACGACGTGCAGAAGGCCGGCAAGCAGGACCTCCACCTGCTCGGCTGGACCGGTGACTACAACGACGCCGGCAACTTCGTCGGCACGTTCTTCGGCCGTGAGAAGAAGGAGTTCGGGTTCAACAACCCCGAGCTGTTCGCGGCCCTGAGCGCGGCGGACGCTTCGCCCGCCGGTGACGCCCACGCCAAGGCGTACCAGGAAGTCAACAAGAAGATCATGGACTTCCTCCCGGCGGTCCCGATCGCGTACCCGACCCCGGCGATCGTGGTCGGCCCGAAGGTCAAGGGTCTGGTGGCGAGCCCGCTCACCGACGAGCGTTTCAACACCGTGACCGTGAGCTGA
- a CDS encoding glycosyltransferase family 2 protein yields MPALNESASVASVIDQVKRALPTGDLLVVDDGSVDDTAKLARAAGAEVARLAVNLGVGGAMRTGFRYAAARGYDVVVQVDADGQHDPDELDALLRGLDDADIVIGSRFAGKGSYKASGPRKYAMVALSLVFSRLAKTKLTDVTSGFKAMGPRAIKLFAGYYPAEYLGDTVESLVMAIRAKLTIREIPVVMRERAGGTPSHSPLKSAVYLSRAGLALLLALVRRRPAVDSSDSA; encoded by the coding sequence ATGCCCGCGCTGAACGAGTCCGCGAGCGTCGCTTCGGTCATCGACCAGGTGAAACGTGCTCTGCCGACCGGCGATTTGCTGGTCGTCGACGACGGCTCGGTCGACGACACCGCCAAGCTCGCGCGCGCGGCCGGGGCCGAGGTGGCCCGCCTCGCGGTGAACCTGGGTGTCGGCGGCGCGATGCGCACCGGCTTCCGCTACGCCGCCGCCCGCGGGTACGACGTCGTCGTGCAGGTGGACGCGGACGGCCAGCACGACCCGGACGAGCTCGACGCGCTGCTGCGCGGCCTGGACGACGCGGACATCGTGATCGGCTCCCGGTTCGCCGGCAAGGGCTCGTACAAGGCCAGCGGGCCGCGCAAGTACGCGATGGTCGCACTGTCGCTCGTGTTCTCGCGGCTCGCGAAGACCAAGCTCACCGACGTCACGTCGGGCTTCAAGGCGATGGGGCCGCGCGCGATCAAGCTGTTCGCCGGCTACTACCCGGCGGAGTACCTCGGCGACACCGTGGAGTCCCTGGTCATGGCCATCCGAGCCAAGCTGACCATCCGGGAGATCCCGGTCGTCATGCGGGAACGCGCGGGCGGCACGCCCAGCCACTCGCCGCTCAAGTCGGCCGTCTACCTGAGCCGGGCCGGGCTCGCACTGCTGCTGGCGCTGGTGCGTCGCCGCCCGGCGGTCGACTCCTCCGACTCGGCGTAA
- a CDS encoding ABC transporter permease, translated as MNTLLNKKKEPIDKLAAASGRSLGGEAIRRMLRSPVAITGGVITGLFLIVAIFASVLEPKDPDVQYLGDQVRPNFIPGAQAGFPLGVDDFGRDFLSRLIAGAQQTLIVGVLATIVGVLIGVIIGGLAGAFGGWVDTILMRLVDVMLAFPSLLLAISIAALFAKPSQWTVILAVSMIGVPIFARLLRGSMLSQRDADHVLAARSLGVKRWPIVFRHMLPNSLGPVIVQATLTLATSILEAAALSFLGLGDPDPSRAEWGLMLGKASHQFLDVRPELAYYPAIAIIIVALGFTLVGESLREALDPKNRR; from the coding sequence ATGAACACTCTGCTGAACAAGAAGAAGGAACCGATCGACAAGCTCGCCGCGGCGAGCGGGCGCAGCCTCGGCGGGGAAGCGATCCGCCGGATGCTGCGCAGCCCGGTCGCGATCACCGGTGGCGTCATCACCGGCCTGTTCCTGATCGTCGCGATCTTCGCGTCGGTGCTGGAGCCGAAGGACCCCGACGTCCAGTACCTCGGCGACCAGGTCCGGCCGAACTTCATCCCCGGCGCGCAGGCCGGGTTCCCGCTCGGCGTGGACGACTTCGGCCGCGACTTCCTGTCGCGGCTGATCGCCGGCGCCCAGCAGACGCTGATCGTCGGTGTGCTCGCCACGATCGTCGGCGTGCTCATCGGCGTGATCATCGGTGGCCTGGCGGGTGCCTTCGGCGGCTGGGTCGACACCATCCTGATGCGACTGGTCGACGTCATGCTGGCGTTCCCGTCCCTGCTGCTGGCCATTTCGATCGCGGCGCTGTTCGCGAAGCCGAGCCAGTGGACGGTCATCCTGGCCGTGTCGATGATCGGCGTGCCGATCTTCGCCCGGCTGCTGCGCGGTTCCATGCTGTCCCAGCGGGACGCCGACCACGTGCTGGCCGCGAGGTCGCTCGGCGTCAAGCGCTGGCCGATCGTGTTCCGGCACATGCTGCCGAACTCGCTCGGCCCGGTCATCGTGCAGGCGACGCTGACCCTGGCGACGTCGATCCTGGAGGCCGCCGCGCTGTCGTTCCTCGGTCTGGGCGACCCGGACCCGTCGCGGGCGGAGTGGGGGCTGATGCTGGGCAAGGCCTCGCACCAGTTCCTCGACGTCCGTCCCGAGCTCGCGTACTACCCGGCGATCGCGATCATCATCGTGGCGCTCGGGTTCACGCTGGTCGGCGAGTCCCTCCGCGAAGCCCTCGACCCGAAGAACAGGCGGTGA
- a CDS encoding uridine kinase family protein — translation MGAVRVLAVDGPSGAGKSTLAGRIVAGLRARGCRAELVSTDAFATWDDPVSWWPRLLDGVLRPLANGVEGAYRRMDWAGGAPRLGEPVRVPVPDVLVLEGVSCGRTSVRPLLSHLCWLSGGSAAERLARTVARDGAAARAELARWQRFECGWFAVDGTAEAAGTRLSSERSGHPA, via the coding sequence CTGGGGGCGGTGCGGGTGCTGGCCGTCGACGGCCCGTCGGGCGCCGGGAAGTCCACTCTGGCCGGTCGAATCGTCGCCGGGCTGCGTGCGCGCGGGTGCCGGGCCGAGCTGGTGAGCACCGACGCCTTCGCGACGTGGGACGACCCGGTTTCGTGGTGGCCGCGGCTGCTCGACGGCGTCTTGAGGCCCCTCGCGAACGGCGTCGAAGGCGCTTACCGGCGGATGGACTGGGCGGGCGGGGCACCCCGCCTGGGGGAGCCCGTCCGGGTGCCTGTGCCGGACGTCCTGGTGCTCGAGGGCGTCTCGTGCGGCCGCACTTCGGTAAGACCCCTGCTTTCGCACCTCTGCTGGCTCTCCGGCGGCTCAGCGGCTGAACGGCTGGCCCGGACGGTCGCGCGCGACGGCGCGGCCGCACGGGCCGAACTGGCCCGCTGGCAACGGTTCGAGTGCGGCTGGTTCGCCGTCGACGGCACCGCCGAGGCCGCCGGGACCCGACTTTCGTCGGAACGAAGCGGTCACCCTGCGTGA
- a CDS encoding DUF6541 family protein, translating to MNVLLVVLAFWLPGLVFGAAIRLRGWLLAAAAPILTFGIVSLGVPVLGGLGIRWSMLDVALWTLVLSAVGFGLSFLVLRFTARRHPDWAEQDAAVAAPARSLRDHLLIGAGVLAGSLVGIVTFLRGARGLNQVQQGWDAPFHANLVRWIAEHGDARPSTVGTIANLPDQTNYFYPDTYHALLALVFDKAGLAMMPTLNMGALTVILCVPIGVAAMCHVWRMPPLAVAAAAAVSASFTNFPYDSLWRGPLWPYVAGVALIPAMLALGRLLLEPRGLAGPVAIGIGVAGLIGLHTSVAFVVVVYFLLILLAVLFRFERIDWRRSGASLGATIALAVLCGLPLALPSLYNAGGVTGASWASQATVTGGLGETITFSPMAAFPQWWIGVPALIGIFLLVKHRRMLWMVAAYVVFGGLFAATVSLETPLIHTLTGIFYNDHWRIGALVPLAGAVAFGEFTDTAARWFGRKAATRLPNVSPATLTTVGVVLLVVVIGGLSRGGYIGRNAARLQINYSGGPTVSEDERKAFDWLGAHVAPGEHVMNGKADGSVWMYALDGVKPVEWTFYGAEPDTPAGYLGIYLDDIDRFPHVRELLTNLKVRYVFVGKGKVTSETNNGPGLSHLDTTPGFKVVFQNPGASVYEIEGQQGVVAAGAAPGSAVGNGQ from the coding sequence ATGAACGTACTTCTGGTCGTGCTCGCCTTCTGGCTGCCGGGCCTCGTCTTCGGGGCCGCGATCCGGCTGCGCGGCTGGCTGCTCGCCGCGGCCGCGCCGATCCTGACGTTCGGCATCGTCAGCCTGGGCGTGCCGGTGCTCGGCGGGCTCGGCATCCGCTGGTCGATGCTCGACGTCGCCCTGTGGACGCTCGTCCTCTCGGCCGTCGGCTTCGGGCTTTCGTTCCTCGTCCTGCGCTTCACCGCGCGCCGCCACCCGGACTGGGCCGAGCAGGACGCCGCCGTGGCGGCCCCCGCCCGGTCCCTGCGCGACCACCTGCTGATCGGCGCCGGTGTCCTGGCCGGCAGCCTCGTCGGCATCGTCACGTTCCTGCGCGGCGCCCGCGGCCTGAACCAGGTCCAGCAGGGCTGGGACGCGCCGTTCCACGCCAACCTGGTGCGCTGGATCGCCGAGCACGGCGACGCCCGGCCGTCGACGGTCGGCACGATCGCGAACCTGCCGGACCAGACGAACTACTTCTACCCGGACACCTACCACGCCCTGCTCGCGCTGGTCTTCGACAAGGCCGGCCTGGCGATGATGCCGACGCTGAACATGGGCGCGCTCACGGTGATCCTGTGCGTGCCGATCGGCGTCGCGGCGATGTGCCACGTGTGGCGGATGCCGCCGCTCGCGGTCGCCGCGGCCGCGGCGGTGTCGGCGTCGTTCACCAACTTCCCGTACGACTCGCTGTGGCGCGGCCCGCTCTGGCCGTACGTCGCCGGCGTCGCGCTGATCCCGGCCATGCTCGCGCTCGGCCGGCTGCTGCTGGAGCCGCGCGGGCTCGCCGGCCCGGTCGCCATCGGGATCGGCGTCGCCGGGCTGATCGGCCTGCACACCAGCGTCGCGTTCGTCGTCGTCGTGTACTTCCTGCTGATCCTGCTCGCCGTGCTCTTCCGGTTCGAGCGGATCGACTGGCGCCGGTCCGGGGCCTCGCTCGGGGCGACGATCGCGCTCGCCGTCCTCTGCGGGCTGCCGCTCGCGTTGCCCTCGCTGTACAACGCGGGTGGCGTGACGGGCGCGTCCTGGGCGTCGCAGGCCACCGTCACCGGCGGGCTCGGCGAAACGATCACGTTCTCGCCGATGGCGGCGTTCCCGCAGTGGTGGATCGGCGTGCCGGCCCTCATCGGCATCTTCCTGCTGGTGAAACACCGCCGGATGCTGTGGATGGTCGCCGCCTACGTCGTGTTCGGCGGGCTGTTCGCGGCCACCGTGTCGCTGGAGACGCCGCTCATCCACACGCTCACCGGCATCTTCTACAACGACCACTGGCGGATCGGCGCGCTGGTCCCGCTGGCCGGGGCGGTCGCGTTCGGGGAGTTCACCGACACCGCGGCCCGCTGGTTCGGGCGGAAGGCGGCCACCCGGCTGCCGAACGTCTCGCCGGCGACGCTCACCACGGTCGGCGTCGTGCTGCTCGTCGTGGTGATCGGCGGCCTGAGCCGCGGCGGGTACATCGGCCGCAACGCCGCCCGCCTGCAGATCAACTACAGCGGTGGCCCGACGGTCAGCGAAGACGAGCGCAAGGCGTTCGACTGGCTCGGCGCGCACGTCGCGCCCGGCGAGCACGTGATGAACGGCAAGGCCGACGGTTCGGTCTGGATGTACGCGCTCGACGGCGTCAAGCCGGTCGAATGGACCTTCTACGGCGCCGAGCCGGACACCCCGGCCGGCTACCTCGGCATCTACCTCGACGACATCGACCGGTTCCCGCACGTGCGTGAACTGCTGACCAACCTCAAGGTGCGGTACGTCTTCGTCGGCAAGGGCAAGGTCACGTCGGAGACGAACAACGGGCCCGGCCTGAGCCACCTCGACACGACCCCGGGCTTCAAGGTCGTGTTCCAGAACCCCGGCGCTTCCGTCTACGAGATCGAGGGCCAGCAGGGCGTTGTCGCCGCTGGTGCCGCTCCAGGGTCCGCAGTCGGTAACGGGCAGTGA
- a CDS encoding glycosyltransferase family 2 protein, giving the protein MSANPLLPSLSVVIPVYNEQDWIERSVGALLASATEASWPIEVVVVDDGSTDATPARLDDLRERHGITVLSQANSGRFEARRAGIAKASGNQILLLDSRVVVDTGALTFLRDQLVDHPERTVWNGHVNVASEDNPYAGFMAGLVKIPWRRYCADPRLMSFGIEEFDLFPKGTGFFSAPRAVLESASDAFVSLFDDVRFASDDTGVLRWIAERHRIFLAPEFSATYHGRDSFKKFAAQAYFRGTTFVDSYLGSPGPARNGLFAAFGVGLLGLGVAAKRPKTAVLLAAAGSAAAGAAVTRFGATNAEAKAVAKLAPVFGAGFGAGAVRGLVMALRARRRRGR; this is encoded by the coding sequence GTGAGTGCGAACCCGCTCCTCCCCTCGCTCAGCGTCGTGATCCCGGTCTACAACGAGCAGGACTGGATCGAACGCAGTGTCGGCGCGCTGCTCGCCTCCGCGACGGAGGCCAGCTGGCCGATCGAGGTCGTCGTCGTCGACGACGGCAGCACGGACGCCACCCCCGCGCGGCTCGACGACCTGCGCGAACGCCACGGCATCACTGTGCTCAGCCAGGCCAACTCCGGCCGCTTCGAGGCCCGGCGGGCGGGCATCGCCAAGGCTTCCGGGAACCAGATCCTGCTGCTGGACAGCCGTGTGGTGGTGGACACCGGCGCGCTGACCTTCCTGCGCGACCAGCTGGTCGACCACCCCGAGCGGACGGTCTGGAACGGCCACGTCAACGTCGCCTCCGAGGACAACCCGTACGCCGGTTTCATGGCCGGGCTGGTGAAGATCCCCTGGCGCCGGTATTGCGCGGATCCGCGCCTGATGTCCTTCGGCATCGAAGAGTTCGACCTGTTCCCGAAGGGCACCGGATTCTTTTCCGCGCCGCGCGCGGTTCTCGAGTCGGCTTCGGACGCTTTCGTTTCGCTGTTCGACGACGTCCGCTTCGCCAGTGACGACACCGGCGTCCTGCGCTGGATCGCCGAACGCCACCGCATCTTCCTGGCCCCGGAGTTCTCCGCGACCTACCACGGGCGCGACAGCTTCAAGAAGTTCGCCGCGCAGGCGTACTTCCGCGGGACGACCTTCGTGGACTCCTACCTCGGCTCGCCGGGCCCGGCCCGCAACGGCCTGTTCGCCGCGTTCGGCGTCGGCCTGCTCGGCCTCGGCGTCGCGGCCAAGCGCCCGAAGACGGCCGTGCTGCTCGCGGCCGCCGGGTCCGCCGCGGCCGGTGCGGCCGTGACGCGCTTCGGCGCGACGAACGCGGAGGCCAAGGCCGTCGCGAAGCTGGCCCCGGTCTTCGGCGCCGGCTTCGGTGCCGGTGCCGTGCGTGGTCTCGTCATGGCGCTGCGTGCCCGCCGGCGGCGGGGACGATGA
- the recR gene encoding recombination mediator RecR, whose protein sequence is MYEGVVQDLIDELGRLPGVGPKSAQRIAFHLLAADPADISRLQDVLGKVKEGVQFCEVCGNVSEQQKCRICRDERRDLTVICVVEEPKDVLAVERTREFKGRYHVLGGALDPLSGIGPEQLRMRELLKRIGEADISEIIIATDPNTEGEATATYLVRMLRDFPGLSVTRLASGLPMGGDLEFADELTLGRALSGRRVL, encoded by the coding sequence TTGTACGAAGGTGTCGTCCAGGACCTGATCGACGAGCTCGGGCGTCTGCCCGGGGTCGGGCCGAAGAGCGCCCAGCGGATCGCGTTCCACCTGCTGGCCGCGGACCCGGCGGACATCTCGCGGCTGCAGGACGTCCTCGGCAAGGTCAAGGAGGGCGTGCAGTTCTGCGAGGTGTGCGGCAACGTCTCCGAGCAGCAGAAGTGCCGCATCTGCCGCGACGAGCGCCGCGACCTCACGGTCATCTGCGTGGTCGAGGAGCCGAAGGACGTCCTGGCGGTCGAGCGCACGCGCGAGTTCAAGGGCCGCTACCACGTCCTGGGCGGCGCGCTCGACCCGCTGTCGGGCATCGGCCCGGAGCAGCTGCGGATGCGCGAGCTGCTCAAGCGCATCGGCGAGGCGGACATCAGCGAGATCATCATCGCGACGGACCCCAACACGGAGGGCGAAGCGACGGCGACGTACCTGGTGCGCATGCTGCGGGACTTCCCGGGGTTGAGCGTGACGAGGCTGGCGTCGGGTCTGCCGATGGGCGGTGACCTGGAGTTCGCGGACGAGCTGACCCTGGGCCGCGCGCTCTCGGGCCGCCGTGTCCTTTGA
- a CDS encoding DUF2304 domain-containing protein translates to MQGWRILSIIVACVVLFVVLEMMRRRKLREKYAGVWLVVSIGVVVLAVLPQAADFLAKHTGVQTPSNFVFLLAGVVLALVSLHLSTEVGHLEEEVRTSVEETALLRCELEDAKRELAGRIAELEARTSAPDNVKGLPEVERVSK, encoded by the coding sequence ATGCAGGGTTGGCGCATTCTCAGCATCATCGTCGCCTGCGTCGTGCTGTTCGTCGTCCTCGAGATGATGCGGCGGCGGAAGCTGCGGGAGAAGTACGCGGGCGTGTGGCTCGTCGTCTCGATCGGCGTCGTCGTTCTCGCGGTGCTGCCGCAGGCGGCCGACTTCCTCGCCAAGCACACCGGCGTCCAGACGCCGTCGAACTTCGTCTTCCTCCTCGCCGGCGTCGTGCTGGCCCTGGTGTCGCTGCACCTGTCCACCGAGGTCGGGCACCTGGAGGAAGAGGTGCGCACGTCGGTCGAGGAGACCGCGCTGCTGCGCTGCGAGCTCGAGGACGCCAAGCGCGAGCTGGCGGGCCGGATCGCCGAGCTGGAGGCGCGGACCAGCGCGCCGGACAACGTCAAAGGGCTTCCCGAGGTCGAGCGCGTCAGCAAGTGA
- a CDS encoding glucosaminidase domain-containing protein, protein MIHIGLAALLVVVPPPVDQASVRDAALSSGFQEAYVGSAGPIAQAIHAAYDIPASVTVAQAILESNWGRSKLSVNELNHFGFKCVTPTSPGPIALRCARYPTTECIPSPCHPVDAFFRSYASVFDSFRDYGRLLTTSSNYAAALPVRDDPDAFVRAVARKYATDPEYANKVIRLMDLYDLRRFDR, encoded by the coding sequence ATGATCCACATCGGACTGGCGGCTTTGCTGGTGGTGGTCCCGCCTCCCGTCGACCAGGCGTCGGTGCGGGACGCCGCGCTTTCGTCGGGCTTCCAAGAGGCGTACGTCGGTTCGGCGGGCCCGATCGCCCAGGCGATCCACGCGGCGTACGACATCCCGGCGTCGGTCACGGTGGCGCAGGCGATCCTGGAGTCGAACTGGGGCCGCAGCAAGCTGTCGGTGAACGAGCTGAACCACTTCGGCTTCAAGTGCGTGACGCCGACGAGCCCGGGACCCATCGCGTTGCGGTGCGCGCGATATCCGACGACGGAGTGCATTCCGTCGCCGTGTCATCCGGTGGATGCGTTTTTCCGTTCGTACGCGTCGGTTTTCGACTCGTTCCGCGATTACGGGCGGCTTTTGACGACGTCCTCGAACTACGCGGCGGCGTTGCCGGTGCGTGATGACCCGGACGCGTTCGTCCGGGCGGTGGCGCGCAAGTACGCCACCGACCCGGAGTACGCGAACAAGGTGATCAGGCTGATGGACCTCTACGACCTGAGGCGCTTCGACCGGTGA
- a CDS encoding UDP-N-acetylglucosamine 2-epimerase, with the protein MISFILGTTAELIKIAPVYHGIRDRGMRPKIWFTAQHVDEVADVLADLDMPAPDVWLVPEEKAHNLESPAQVPGWAAQVMRTAWSRRHELRAALNEDGRPPLVLVHGDTFTTPYGSLIGKRILKSRVGHVEAGARSGSILSPLPEELNRKIAAKIVDMHFAPSAREVNNLRHARGVVVDTEANTAIDAMRLAINQPLDVPNLPEKFGLATLHRFELVSRPDKYREALEILREQSRKMPILYMAGAPEREKIRALGIGNIFDDQFIVQPKMRYLKFLPLVARAEYVVTDSGGLSAECYYLGLPCAVHRERTETPQHLGETVVLTEMRGDKLQNFLDTYQNRRGESWMDKYHPSEIIVDTLAQLGYC; encoded by the coding sequence GTGATTTCCTTCATTCTCGGCACCACCGCGGAACTGATCAAGATCGCGCCGGTCTACCACGGGATCCGCGATCGCGGGATGCGGCCGAAGATCTGGTTCACCGCGCAGCACGTCGACGAGGTCGCGGACGTCCTCGCGGACCTGGACATGCCCGCGCCGGACGTCTGGCTGGTGCCGGAGGAGAAGGCGCACAACCTCGAGTCGCCGGCCCAGGTGCCGGGCTGGGCCGCGCAGGTCATGCGCACCGCCTGGAGCCGCCGCCACGAGCTGCGCGCCGCGCTGAACGAGGACGGCCGTCCCCCGCTGGTGCTGGTGCACGGCGACACGTTCACCACGCCGTACGGCTCGCTGATCGGGAAGCGCATCCTCAAGTCCCGCGTCGGGCACGTCGAGGCGGGCGCGCGGTCGGGCAGCATCCTGTCGCCGCTGCCGGAGGAGCTGAACCGCAAGATCGCGGCGAAGATCGTCGACATGCACTTCGCGCCGAGCGCGCGTGAGGTCAACAACCTGCGGCACGCGCGCGGCGTGGTCGTCGACACCGAGGCCAACACGGCGATCGACGCGATGCGCCTGGCCATCAACCAGCCGCTGGACGTGCCGAACCTGCCGGAGAAGTTCGGTCTCGCCACGCTGCACCGCTTCGAGCTGGTCTCGCGCCCGGACAAGTACCGCGAGGCGCTGGAGATCCTGCGCGAGCAGAGCCGCAAGATGCCGATCCTGTACATGGCCGGCGCGCCGGAGCGCGAGAAGATCCGCGCGCTGGGCATCGGCAACATCTTCGACGACCAGTTCATCGTCCAGCCGAAGATGCGCTACCTGAAGTTCCTCCCGCTGGTGGCGCGCGCCGAGTACGTCGTCACCGACTCGGGTGGTCTTTCGGCGGAGTGCTACTACCTCGGCCTGCCGTGCGCGGTGCACCGCGAGCGCACGGAGACGCCGCAACACCTCGGCGAGACGGTCGTGCTGACGGAGATGCGCGGCGACAAGCTGCAGAACTTCCTCGACACGTACCAGAACCGGCGTGGCGAGTCCTGGATGGACAAGTACCACCCGTCCGAGATCATCGTGGACACGCTGGCCCAGCTCGGCTACTGCTGA